From a region of the Narcine bancroftii isolate sNarBan1 chromosome 5, sNarBan1.hap1, whole genome shotgun sequence genome:
- the LOC138764608 gene encoding uncharacterized protein isoform X2, whose amino-acid sequence MLGGHFGGAEVSRPSRAGLVHQRRPAESDSSPNPSSREMAEVEISARAYVKMHLHAAKHPSRAVNGLLVAEKAAEGGGDCLLLTDCVPLFHNGLALSVMLEVALNQVDLWSATNNQVIAGYYQANSQLLDRRCTVESTLGGCITAWFGDANSQDKNKLQGVVNSACNIIGIRLDSIKDIHMRWCLKKATSILKDPHHPGHALFASIGEKVQEPESKDSAAQGQLLPRCHQIPE is encoded by the exons ATGCTAGGCGGCCATTTTGGTGGAGCGGAAGTTTCCAGACCCTCGCGGGCCGGACTCGTGCACCAAAGGCGACCCGCAGAAA GTGACAGTTCCCCAAACCCCTCCTCCCGTGAGATGGCAGAAGTGGAGATCTCGGCCCGGGCCTACGTGAAGATGCACCTGCATGCAGCCAAGCACCCATCGCGTGCGGTGAATGGACTGCTGGTGGCGGAGAAGGCGGCCGAGGGTGGGGGCGACTGCCTGTTGCTGACCGACTGCGTGCCACTCTTCCACAATGGCCTAGCCCTCTCCGTCATGCTAGAGGTGGCTCTCAACCAG GTCGACCTCTGGAGCGCTACCAACAACCAGGTGATCGCGGGGTACTACCAGGCCAACAGCCAGCTGCTGGATAGGAG gtgtaccgtggagagtactctgggtggttgcatcactgcctggtttggagatgccaactctcaggacaagaataagctccagggggttgttaactcggcctgcaacatcataggcatCAGACTTGACTCAATCAAGGATAttcacatgaggtggtgtcttaaaaaagcaacctctatcctcaaggacccccaccatccaggccatgccctctttgctagcatcggggaaaaggtacaggagcctgaaagcaaggactcagcggcacagggacagcttcttccccgctgccatcagattcctgaatga